In Phacochoerus africanus isolate WHEZ1 chromosome 14, ROS_Pafr_v1, whole genome shotgun sequence, one genomic interval encodes:
- the SRR gene encoding serine racemase isoform X1, whose product MCAQYCISFADVEKAHVNIRDFIHLTPVLTSSILNQVTGRNLFFKCELFQKTGSFKIRGALNAVRGLISATSEEKPKAVVTHSSGNHGQALSYAARLEGIPAYIVVPQTAPNCKKLAIQAYGASIVYSGNSDESRENVAKRIVEETEGTMVHPNQEPAVIAGQGTIAMEVLNQLPLVDALVVPVGGGGMVAGIAITVKALRPNVKVYAAEPLNADDCYQSKLKGELIPNPQPPDTIADGVKSSIGLNTWPIIRDLVDDVFTVTEDEIKSATQLVWERMKLLIEPTAGVGVAAVLSQHFQTVSAEVKNICIVLSGGNVDLTSLAWMRQAEKPAP is encoded by the exons ATGTGTGCTCAGTACTGCATCTCCTTTGCTGATGTTGAAAAAGCGCACGTCAACATTCGAGATTTtatccacctcacaccagtgctAACAAGCTCCATTTTGAATCAAGTAACAGGGCGCAATCTTTTCTTCAAATGTGAACTCTTCCAGAAAACTGGATCTTTTAAG ATTCGTGGTGCCCTTAATGCAGTCAGAGGCTTGATTTCTGCCACTTCAGAAGAGAAGCCCAAAGCAGTTGTTACTCACAGCAGTGGAAACCACGGCCAGGCTCTCTCCTATGCTGCCAGATTGGAAG GGATTCCGGCTTATATTGTAGTGCCCCAAACAGCTCCCAACTGTAAAAAATTGGCAATACAAGCCTACGGAGCCTCTATAGTGTACAGTGGAAACAGTGATGAG TCCAGAGAAAATGTTGCAAAAAGAATTGTGGAAGAAACAGAAGGCACCATGGTACATCCCAATCAGGAGCCTGCAGTGATAGCTGGGCAGGGGACAATTGCCATGGAAGTGCTGAACCAG CTCCCCTTGGTAGATGCACTGGTGGTACCggtaggaggaggaggaatggTTGCTGGAATAGCAATTACAGTGAAG GCTCTGAGACCTAATGTGAAGGTATATGCTGCTGAACCCTTGAATGCAGATGACTGCTACCAGTCCAAACTGAAAGGAGAACTGATCCCCAATCCTCAACCTCCAGACACCATAGCAGATGGGGTCAAATCCAGCATTGGCCTAAACACCTGGCCTATCATAAGGGACCTTGTGGATGACGTCTTCACTGTCACAGAGGATGAAATTAAG TCTGCAACCCAGCTGGTGTGGGAGAGGATGAAACTGCTTATTGAACCTACAGCTGGTGTTGGAGTGGCTGCTGTGCTGTCTCAGCATTTTCAAACAGTTTCCGCAGAAGTAAAGAACATTTGCATTGTGCTCAGTGGTGGAAATGTAGACTTAACCTCCCTAGCTTGGATGAGGCAGGCTGAAAAGCCAGCTCCTTAa
- the SRR gene encoding serine racemase isoform X2, with translation MCAQYCISFADVEKAHVNIRDFIHLTPVLTSSILNQVTGRNLFFKCELFQKTGSFKIRGALNAVRGLISATSEEKPKAVVTHSSGNHGQALSYAARLEGIPAYIVVPQTAPNCKKLAIQAYGASIVYSGNSDESRENVAKRIVEETEGTMVHPNQEPAVIAGQGTIAMEVLNQALRPNVKVYAAEPLNADDCYQSKLKGELIPNPQPPDTIADGVKSSIGLNTWPIIRDLVDDVFTVTEDEIKSATQLVWERMKLLIEPTAGVGVAAVLSQHFQTVSAEVKNICIVLSGGNVDLTSLAWMRQAEKPAP, from the exons ATGTGTGCTCAGTACTGCATCTCCTTTGCTGATGTTGAAAAAGCGCACGTCAACATTCGAGATTTtatccacctcacaccagtgctAACAAGCTCCATTTTGAATCAAGTAACAGGGCGCAATCTTTTCTTCAAATGTGAACTCTTCCAGAAAACTGGATCTTTTAAG ATTCGTGGTGCCCTTAATGCAGTCAGAGGCTTGATTTCTGCCACTTCAGAAGAGAAGCCCAAAGCAGTTGTTACTCACAGCAGTGGAAACCACGGCCAGGCTCTCTCCTATGCTGCCAGATTGGAAG GGATTCCGGCTTATATTGTAGTGCCCCAAACAGCTCCCAACTGTAAAAAATTGGCAATACAAGCCTACGGAGCCTCTATAGTGTACAGTGGAAACAGTGATGAG TCCAGAGAAAATGTTGCAAAAAGAATTGTGGAAGAAACAGAAGGCACCATGGTACATCCCAATCAGGAGCCTGCAGTGATAGCTGGGCAGGGGACAATTGCCATGGAAGTGCTGAACCAG GCTCTGAGACCTAATGTGAAGGTATATGCTGCTGAACCCTTGAATGCAGATGACTGCTACCAGTCCAAACTGAAAGGAGAACTGATCCCCAATCCTCAACCTCCAGACACCATAGCAGATGGGGTCAAATCCAGCATTGGCCTAAACACCTGGCCTATCATAAGGGACCTTGTGGATGACGTCTTCACTGTCACAGAGGATGAAATTAAG TCTGCAACCCAGCTGGTGTGGGAGAGGATGAAACTGCTTATTGAACCTACAGCTGGTGTTGGAGTGGCTGCTGTGCTGTCTCAGCATTTTCAAACAGTTTCCGCAGAAGTAAAGAACATTTGCATTGTGCTCAGTGGTGGAAATGTAGACTTAACCTCCCTAGCTTGGATGAGGCAGGCTGAAAAGCCAGCTCCTTAa
- the TSR1 gene encoding pre-rRNA-processing protein TSR1 homolog → MAAHRSGPLKQQNKAHKGGRHRGRGSAQRDGKGRLALKTLSKKVRKDLSRVDQRHRASQLRKQKKEAVLAEKRQLGSKDGPPHQVLVVPLHSRVSLPEAFRLLQDRDTGTVHLKEWGSTHSFMLLCPRLKHRWFFTSARPGDLHTVLDMAKVADTILFLLDPLEGWDSTGDYCLSCLFAQGLPTYTLAVQGVSGLPPKKQTDARKKLSKAVEKRFPDDKLLLLDTQQEAGMLLRQLANQKQRHLAFRDRRAYLFAHAADFVPSEENNLVGTLKISGYVRGQALNVNSLLHIIGHGDFQMQQIDAPMDPFPLNPRVIKSPKDPDMAMEICAADAVADMEEDLKVLMKADPDKQESLLTEVIPDPMEGEQTWPTEEELSEAQDLLKESSKMVKKVPKGTSAYQAEWILDEDGESGGEGDEYDDREHEDFMEEDSQDEGSEKEEEEDCETMTVGESVRDDLYDEKVDEEVEEKMLEKYKQERLEEMFPDEVDTPRDVAARIRFQKYRGLKSFRTSPWDPKENLPPDYARIFQFQNFLNTRRRIFKEIEEKEVEGAEVGWYVTLHVSEVPMSVVEHFKRGAPLIAFSLLPHEQKMSVLNMVVSRHPGNTEPIKAKEELIFHCGFRRFRASPLFSQHTAADKHKFQRFLTADMALVVTVYAPITFPPASVLLFKQNSNGMHSLIATGHLLSVDPDRMVIKRVVLSGHPFKIFTKMAVVRYMFFSREDVLWFKPVELRTKWGRRGHIKEPLGTHGHMKCSFDGKLKSQDTVLMNLYKRVFPKWTYDPYVPDPVPWVKNEISSTVPEEDME, encoded by the exons ATGGCGGCCCATCGCTCCGGACCGCTCAAGCAGCAGAATAAAGCTCACAAAGGCGGGCGGCATCGTGGTCGTGGGTCCGCGCAGCGGGACGGCAAGG GTCGTCTAGCTCTGAAAACTCTAAGCAAGAAGGTGAGAAAAGATCTTAGCAGAGTAGACCAGAGGCATCGCGCCAGCCAGCTCCGAAAGCAGAAAAAGGAGGCG GTTTTGGCAGAAAAGAGACAGCTTGGCAGCAAGGATGGCCCTCCTCATCAGGTACTGGTGGTGCCCCTGCACAGCAGGGTTTCCCTGCCAGAGGCCTTTCGCCTGCTTCAGGATAGGGACACTGGAACAGTACACTTGAAAGAATGGGGAAGCACTCATAGTTTTATGCTGTTATGTCCCCGCTTGAAACATCGGTGGTTTTTCACATCTGCAAGGCCAG GGGACCTGCATACTGTGTTAGACATGGCTAAAGTGGCTGATACCATCCTGTTCCTCCTTGATCCACTGGAAGGCTGGGATAGCACCGGGGATTACTGCCTTTCCTGCCTCTTTGCTCAGGGCCTTCCAACTTATA CATTGGCCGTCCAGGGAGTTTCTGGCCTCCcgccaaagaaacaaacagatgCCAGAAAGAAGTTAAGTAAAGCAGTGGAGAAACGCTTTCCTGATGACAAACTCCTCCTGTTAGATACTCAGCAGGAAGCAGGGATGCTGCTCAGGCAGTTGGCCAACCAGAAGCAGCGGCATCTTGCCTTTCGAGATCGGCGAGCTTACCTATTTGCTCATGCTGCTGACTTTGTGCCTAGTGAAGAGAATAACTTGGTGGGCACCTTGAAAATCTCAGGCTATGTTCGTGGACAGGCTCTGAATGTAAATAGCTTGCTGCATATTATTGGACATGGTGATTTCCAGATGCAACAGATAGATGCCCCTATGGACCCTTTCCCTTTAAATCCTAGAGTTATCAAGTCTCCGAAGGACCCAGACATGGCAATGGAG ATTTGTGCTGCAGATGCTGTAGCTGATATGGAAGAAGACCTTAAGGTCCTAATGAAGGCAGACCCTGATAAACAAGAATCTTTGCTAACAGAAGTTATCCCAGATCCAATGGAGGGTGAACAGACCTGGCCCACGGAGGAGGAGCTGAGTGAGGCACAGG ACTTACTGAAGGAAAGTTCCAAGATGGTAAAAAAGGTTCCCAAAGGAACATCCGCTTATCAGGCTGAATGGATTTTGGATGAGGATGGCGAAAGTGGTGGGGAAGGAGATGAGTATGATGATAGAGAACATGAGGATTTTATGGAAGAAGACTCTCAG GATGAGGGtagtgaaaaagaagaggaggaggactgTGAAACGATGACTGTGGGAGAGTCTGTGCGTGATGATCTCTATGATGAGAAAGTGGATGAAGAGGTTGAGGAAAAAATGCTGGAGAAGTATAAACAAGAAAGACTGGAAGAGATGTTTCCAGATGAAGTAGATACCCCACGTGATGTGGCTGCTAGAATTCG GTTTCAGAAATACAGAGGTCTCAAGAGCTTCCGGACATCTCCATGGGATCCTAAGGAAAACCTTCCTCCAGATTATGCTCGAATCTTTCAGTTTCAGAACTTTCTTAATACTAGGAGACGCATCTTTAAAGAGATTGAAGAAAAAGAGGTTGAAGGAGCTGAG GTGGGCTGGTATGTCACGCTTCATGTCTCTGAAGTTCCTATGTCAGTGGTTGAACACTTCAAGCGAGGAGCACCCTTGATTGCGTTTTCTTTACTACCTCATGAACAGAAG ATGTCAGTACTTAATATGGTGGTAAGCCGTCACCCTGGCAACACCGAACCCATAAAAGCTAAAGAGGAGCTGATCTTCCACTGTGGATTCAGGCGCTTCCGAGCCTCACCTTTATTCTCTCAGCACACTGCAG CGGATAAACATAAATTTCAGAGATTCTTGACTGCTGACATGGCCCTGGTGGTGACAGTATATGCCCCAATCACCTTTCCTCCTGCATCTGTGCTGCTTTTCAAACAAAACAGCAATG GAATGCACAGTCTCATTGCCACAGGCCATCTATTGTCAGTGGATCCAGACAGAATGGTCATCAAGAGAGTTGTTCTGAGTGgtcatccttttaaaatttttactaagaTGGCCGTGGTGCGTTACATGTTCTTCAGCAGAG AGGATGTGCTGTGGTTTAAACCAGTGGAACTGAGAACAAAGTGGGGACGTAGGGGACACATCAAGGAGCCTTTAG gtACTCATGGCCACATGAAGTGCAGTTTTGATGGGAAGCTAAAATCTCAGGACACAGTACTGATGAACCTCTATAAACGAGTTTTCCCCAAATGGACTTATGATCCATATGTACCGGATCCAGTACCTTGGGTGAAAAATGAGATCTCTTCAACAGTACCTGAAGAGGACATGGAATAA